Sequence from the Candidatus Zixiibacteriota bacterium genome:
TAGGCCGTCGAGGGGAATTATGCCCGCCTTCAATCATTTGGTATGCAATGGTTTACGTCTATAAATTTATATGACCCCTCCTCTTTTACTGTCATTGAATATAAAAACAAAGAAAATACGCACTCCCTACGGGAACATATATATACATATATGCGTATATGTGTATGTGAGTATGATAAGCAAAGAGACAGACAAACAAACAGACGATCAACTGACGCCTGCGCTTAGGGCAATGGCCGATGCAACAAGGCTCAAGATTCTGCTCATGCTCGAAGGGCGTGGCCGGACAGTCGGCGAGATCGTCGATTTTTTTGAGCAGTCCCAGCCAACAATTAGCCGGCATTTGCAAACCCTCACCGCCGCGGGGCTTGTACGACGCCAGCGCAAAGGCCAGAATGTAATGTATGAATTGAATCCCGAGAATCTTCGCGATGTATGTGTCTCACTGGCCAACTGTTTTCCGTGCTGTTGTGTCTCGGTGAGCAGGCCAATTGAAATTCAAGGAATAAAAAAATCTCAGGAGACGGCAGTGCCGTCGCTCACGGACGCCAAAGGGCGACCGACAGCCAAACGGCACTCAGGTACGAAACCTAAATCATAGAAAGGATAAGCTAATGACACGCTTTTCAATTCCGCGAGTTGCCCGTTGTTGCGGTGGCTCGATACGACCGTCCCAGGCAGGACATTAAAAGGCCCATTAGACTTAGTGCATACGGGGACCCCGCAAGGGGTCCTTCGTTATTTCAAGTCAATAATGGGCTTGGATTTAAAATGATATAATTCTGTTGATAAATCAAGTGATAGCACACACTATCGAAGACTCAGCACCACCGACCAGTAGTATTTTTTATAGGTTAGGCAGTCAATTTCAAAGCGATCTGAGAAAATTGTCCGCAATTGCGTTTCCGAGAAATAGTTTTTGAGAATGCGGTGCTTCTCGCTGTTTTCCAAAACTCGCTCTTTATAGTTATTCCCGTGTTCATCGACCCCGACAGAACTCTGATTGGCTCCTTCGGCGGGAGGATTATTGTCTATAATCCAAATTTTGCCATTTGGGGCGAGTGGACGGCTGACTAGATCGAAAAATTTCTCATAACTTTCTTTCGGGTGGTGTGAAAACCAAAAGCCAACAGCAACCAGATCGAAATGTTTCACGGGAAACAAAAACGTAAACATATCAGTATCAATGAACTGCACCGACACACCGTATGATTTCTTTTTAGCCTCATCGATCATCTCCGAGGCGGCATCTACTGCCGTAATTGATTTGGCGCTGTGAGACATTCGTTCTGTCCAATAGCCTGTACCGCAGGCAAGCTCAAGTACATGATTGCGGCGCGCCAATTCTGTAACGCGTGAGGCTTCGTCGTCGATTTCGCTGCGGCGTTCGGCGTCATCCCGGTAATAGATCTGCTCATATTCTCCGGCACGGGAGCGGTAGTATTCAATGAGTTTATCGTCGCGCATAAAGATTGTATTCGTCCCAATAAAAAAACGGAGCGACTGTTTTTACTGCAGTCGCTCCTTTCACATAATAAATCATTTGACTGTCTTAAAAACCAATCGAGATTTTTCTAAGGCAGCCCTTATTGGTATCTCACAAGTTCAATTTCAAAAATAAGATTGGTGTTCGGTGGGATCGCCTCGCCCATACCCGCCGGGCCGTAGGCATGCTTTGAAGGAATATGAACTTCGCGGATGCCGCCCGGCTTCATCCCCTGCATTCCTTCGCTCCATCCCGAAATCAGCAGATAGCCAATTTGACAGGGATAAGGAGCTCCCTCTTTTGAACTTTGGATGAGTTTTCCTTTTTTGCCTTCGATATCCGGCCACAGAGTATAGTGAGCAACAACTTTATCGCCGGTTCCGCAGGCTTTGCCGTCGCCGACTTTCATATCCATATACGACACGCCGCTCGGATTAGTAACCATTTTAGGAGCCCCTTGCTTTTTCTTCTCAGCTTTCATGCCTTTACTCCTCTTTTCTACCGCGCTCGAGCTATCAACCGACGATGTGTCGGCTTTGACGCTGTCAGCCTTCTTTCCCATCTGTTCTTCAGCCGGTTTCTCCGGAGTCTTGGTCGTGTCATCGGTTGCCGCATTGAGTGTCAAGGCCGCCAAACTCAGGCCGACACAGGCAATCAAAATTTTACTCACCATGTAAACATCTCACTTTCTCAAAAATTATATTGAATCGTTAATATACTGTATTCATCCAGTTCATACCATGATTGTTTCTTCGCGCTTGGCACCAGTCGAGATAACGCAGATGGTCACCCCGAGGTCATCGGCTATGTAGCGGAGGTATTTCTGCGCTTTGAGAGGCAGACTATCAAACGAAGTCAATCCGGTTGTGTCACTTTCCCAGCCGGGCATCGTTTTGTAGACAGGTTTTACATGGGCAAGTTCAGCTAAATCGAGCGGGACCTCGCTCATAGTTTCGCCATTGAGTTGGTACTGGGTGCAGATATTCAATTCAGCAAAATTATCGAGCACATCGAGTTTTGTGATAGCGATGGAATCGACTCCGTTGATACGCACGGCGTGTCTGAGCGCGACCAAATCAAGCCAGCCGCAACGCCGCGGACGGCCAGTGACCGAACCATATTCGTCCCCTTGCAAACGGAGCTGTTCTCCGGTTGCATCGACAAGTTCAGTCGGGAACGGCCCGGCGCCAACACGTGTCGTGTATGCCTTCACAACGCCGGTTACCTCATCGATCATGCCCGGCCCGACCCCAAGTCCGGTCAGGGCTCCGCCTGAGGTTGTGTTTGACGATGTTGCAAAGGGATATGTGCCCAGATCGACATCGAGCATTGAGCCCTGTGCGCCTTCAAATAAAATAGTCTTTCCCTCTTTGGCCGCTTTATTTAGGGCAAGCGAGACATCGACAACCATCGGACGCAACCATTCAGTGAGTCCTTGAAGTTCTTCGAAGGTTCTATTGATATCAGCGCGCGGATCGGTTGATCCATCGAAATAACGCGCTTTGATTATTCTCTGGTAATCGAGCCGTTTGCGAAGCCGCTCAGGGGCGAAGAGATCGACCACTCGTATTCCATGCCGCGCGACTTTGTCTACATACGCCGGCCCGATACCGCGCATAGTCGTGCCGATTGAACCAGTGCCGCGAGATTCTTCTTCGACCGCATCTATGAGTTTATGGTACGGCAACACCATATTGGCCGCGGGGGAAACGAAAAGACGGCCTTGGTAGTTGATTCCTTTTTGGGCGAGAACATCAAGTTCTTCCTTGAAAGCAAAGGGATCGAGCACGACACCATTGCCGATGAAGCAAATTTTCCCGGGATGAATTATTCCTGATGGAATGAGCCGGAGAATATATTTTGTGCCGCCGACTAAAATGGTATGTCCGGCGTTGGCGCCGCCTTGGTAGCGGGCGATGATATCGGCATCGGCGGCGAGCAGATCAACAATCTTCCCTTTGCCTTCATCCCCCCATTGACAGCCGACAATTATCCTGTTTTTACCCATGTGCTGGCGCTTTCTGTTTGTGACTGTGGTCGTGTAAAAGGTCGCGGATTGCCGCGGCAAGTTCATTTTGTCCTTCGCCAGTAACAATGGAAAAGGATATCGCTCCCACACCCAAATCCGACTCGATCTGCGCCACTTTCCGTTTGAGCGCATCACGTCCAATCTTATCTGATTTTGTGACAACTGTCAAGACCGGCAATTCGCGGGTTCTGAGCCAATCGAGAAGTTGGACGTCTTCGGGTGTGGGATTGCGCCGGCAATCCAAGAGCAGTAATAGACCGATGAGCTTCTTTTCTTGAGTGAGATAATCTTCGATAAGTTTCCCCCAGCCAGCCTTTGTTTCTTTGGCAACTTTGGCGTAGCCGTAGCCGGGCAGGTCGACCAGGTGGTATTTATTGTTCACGAGAAAAAAATTGAGCGATCGAGTTTTGCCGGGAGTCGATGAAACTTTGGCGATATTTTTTTGGCCGAACACTTTATTGAGAAGCGATGATTTGCCAACATTAGAGCGGCCAGCAACGGCGATCTGGGGGCGACGGTCATTGGGAAGCTGGCTCTGCTTAAAAAACGAACCGACAAAATCGACAGTCAGCTTTTTTGATGTAGGACTGCTTGGCTTGCGGATCATGAGCGTGTAGTTATAAGGGAGCGACCCGCTAATCATTAAATTCGCCGGGCAATGTCGCTGCCCTCTACTTTACTCTTTGCAGTCTGATACGGAGTGCGAACAAGCGAGAGCTTAATAACTTCCTTTACCGACGACACAAAATGCAGTTTTAGGCCTTCGAGAAGCTCAGGCTGTATCTCAACCACATCTTTGCGGTTTCGCTCAGGAACAATTATTTCGTTGATGCCGATTCGTTTGGCGGCCAGCAGTTTTTCATTGAGGCCGCCTATAGGAAGGACATCGCCGCTGAGGGTGA
This genomic interval carries:
- a CDS encoding FKBP-type peptidyl-prolyl cis-trans isomerase: MVSKILIACVGLSLAALTLNAATDDTTKTPEKPAEEQMGKKADSVKADTSSVDSSSAVEKRSKGMKAEKKKQGAPKMVTNPSGVSYMDMKVGDGKACGTGDKVVAHYTLWPDIEGKKGKLIQSSKEGAPYPCQIGYLLISGWSEGMQGMKPGGIREVHIPSKHAYGPAGMGEAIPPNTNLIFEIELVRYQ
- the yihA gene encoding ribosome biogenesis GTP-binding protein YihA/YsxC — protein: MISGSLPYNYTLMIRKPSSPTSKKLTVDFVGSFFKQSQLPNDRRPQIAVAGRSNVGKSSLLNKVFGQKNIAKVSSTPGKTRSLNFFLVNNKYHLVDLPGYGYAKVAKETKAGWGKLIEDYLTQEKKLIGLLLLLDCRRNPTPEDVQLLDWLRTRELPVLTVVTKSDKIGRDALKRKVAQIESDLGVGAISFSIVTGEGQNELAAAIRDLLHDHSHKQKAPAHG
- a CDS encoding adenylosuccinate synthase yields the protein MGKNRIIVGCQWGDEGKGKIVDLLAADADIIARYQGGANAGHTILVGGTKYILRLIPSGIIHPGKICFIGNGVVLDPFAFKEELDVLAQKGINYQGRLFVSPAANMVLPYHKLIDAVEEESRGTGSIGTTMRGIGPAYVDKVARHGIRVVDLFAPERLRKRLDYQRIIKARYFDGSTDPRADINRTFEELQGLTEWLRPMVVDVSLALNKAAKEGKTILFEGAQGSMLDVDLGTYPFATSSNTTSGGALTGLGVGPGMIDEVTGVVKAYTTRVGAGPFPTELVDATGEQLRLQGDEYGSVTGRPRRCGWLDLVALRHAVRINGVDSIAITKLDVLDNFAELNICTQYQLNGETMSEVPLDLAELAHVKPVYKTMPGWESDTTGLTSFDSLPLKAQKYLRYIADDLGVTICVISTGAKREETIMV
- a CDS encoding class I SAM-dependent methyltransferase, which codes for MRDDKLIEYYRSRAGEYEQIYYRDDAERRSEIDDEASRVTELARRNHVLELACGTGYWTERMSHSAKSITAVDAASEMIDEAKKKSYGVSVQFIDTDMFTFLFPVKHFDLVAVGFWFSHHPKESYEKFFDLVSRPLAPNGKIWIIDNNPPAEGANQSSVGVDEHGNNYKERVLENSEKHRILKNYFSETQLRTIFSDRFEIDCLTYKKYYWSVVLSLR
- a CDS encoding metalloregulator ArsR/SmtB family transcription factor, with amino-acid sequence MISKETDKQTDDQLTPALRAMADATRLKILLMLEGRGRTVGEIVDFFEQSQPTISRHLQTLTAAGLVRRQRKGQNVMYELNPENLRDVCVSLANCFPCCCVSVSRPIEIQGIKKSQETAVPSLTDAKGRPTAKRHSGTKPKS